Sequence from the Actinocatenispora sera genome:
AACTTCTACAACCGGCTCGCGGTACGGATGGGCTACGAGCAGGCCGCGGCGCAGGTGCAGGACCTGTTCCTCGCGAAGAAGCACCGGGAGGCGATGGCCGCGGTGCCGTTCGAGTTCATCGACCGCACCTCGCTGCTCGGCACCCCGGACCGCATCGCCGACCGCCTCGTCGCGTTCGCCGAGGCCGGGGTGACGACGCTGACCGTCGCGCCGTACCCGCCGCCCGGGGTGACCGAGCCCGCGCAGATCCTGGCGCACGCGACCCACACCCTGCGGGTACTGGTCGAGGCGCTGGAGCGCGCCGGCGTGGGCGCCTGACCCCGCGCCGGCACCTCCGGTGCCCGACCACGCCCCGGTTAGGGTTGCGCCATGGCGATCCTGGTACTGCTGCGGCACGGTCGCACCACCGCCAACGCCGAGGGGGTGCTGGCCGGCTGGACCCCGGGCGTCGGGCTGGACGACACCGGACGTGCCCAGGCCGCGGCGGCGGCCACCCGGCTCGGTGCGTTGCCCTGGCGCGCGGTGCTCAGCAGCCCGTTGCAGCGCTGCCGGGAGACCCTGGAGGTCGTGCTGGGCGACCGCGCCGACCTGGCCCCGGTCACCGACGACCGGATCGGGGAGTGCCGGTACGGCGACTGGGAGGGCAGGCCGCTCAAGCAGCTGGCCAAGGAGCCGATGTGGAAGGTCGTCCAGGCGCATCCGGCCGCGGCGGTGTTCCCCGGTGGCGAACCGCTCGCCGCGACCTCGGCCCGCGCGGTCGCCGCGGTGCGCGAATGGGACGGCCGGATCACCGCCGAGTACGGGCCGGACGCGCTCTGGCTGGCCTGCAGCCACGGTGATGTGATCAAGGCCATCGCCGCCGACGCGCTCGGCCTGCACCTCGACCAGTTCCAGCGCATCACCGCCTCGCCGTGCTCGGTGACGGTGATCCGGTACACGCCGCTGCGCCCGTTCGTGATGCACCTCAACGACCTCGGCAGCGACCTGTCCGGGCTGGTGGCGAAGAAACGGCGGCGGCGGCGCAAGCCGAGCTCCGACGCGGCGGTCGGTGGCGGCGCGACCTGACCGCGGCATCGTCGAGGAACCGGGGGCGGTTCGGGCGGCACGCCGGTGGGCGCGCGCGGGCGGTCGCCGCACCGGGCGGATAGGGTCGAAGGATGTCACGCCAGGTCTTTGACTTCGAGCCACCGGAGCGGTTCGTCGCCGGCACGGTCGGCGAGCCCGGTGACCGGACGTTCTTCCTGCAGGCCCGCGGGGGCGGCCGGGTGATCAGCGTCGCCCTGGAGAAGATCCAGGTGACGCTGCTCGCCGACAAGCTGGAGGAGTTGCTGGCCGAGGCGGCCCGTCGGTTCGACGCCGACATTCCCGACTCGCCCGATCCGCTGACCACCGACAACGAGCCGCTGGACACCCCGCTCGACGAGGAGTTCCGGGTCGGCACGCTCGGCCTCGCCTGGGACTCCGACGACAACACGGTGCTGATCGAGGCCGTCGCCGCCGGTGCGGAGGGTGAGCTGCCGGCCGAGGAGGACGACGAGCCGGCCGGCTCCGACCTCGACGACGAGACCCGCGACCTGCTGCGGGTGCGACTCGGCCCCCGGCAGGTGCGGGCGTTCATCGAACGGGCCCGGCGGGTGGTGTCCGCCGGCCGGCCGCCGTGCCCGCTGTGCGGCCTGCCGCTCGATCCGGACGGCCACCTGTGCCCGCGGCAGAACGGCTACCACCGGATGGTCCCGAGCGGCGAGTGACTCCGCCCGCGTCCGTGGTTCGCCCGACCCGCCGCGCGGCACAATGGCAGCACGCGGGCGATCTGACTGGGGAGGTCGGGATGGCACGGTGCGCTCCCGCACCGGGAGGACGGCGGCCCGTCGCCGTGCTGGGCTG
This genomic interval carries:
- a CDS encoding MSMEG_4193 family putative phosphomutase; this encodes MAILVLLRHGRTTANAEGVLAGWTPGVGLDDTGRAQAAAAATRLGALPWRAVLSSPLQRCRETLEVVLGDRADLAPVTDDRIGECRYGDWEGRPLKQLAKEPMWKVVQAHPAAAVFPGGEPLAATSARAVAAVREWDGRITAEYGPDALWLACSHGDVIKAIAADALGLHLDQFQRITASPCSVTVIRYTPLRPFVMHLNDLGSDLSGLVAKKRRRRRKPSSDAAVGGGAT
- a CDS encoding DUF3090 domain-containing protein, which encodes MSRQVFDFEPPERFVAGTVGEPGDRTFFLQARGGGRVISVALEKIQVTLLADKLEELLAEAARRFDADIPDSPDPLTTDNEPLDTPLDEEFRVGTLGLAWDSDDNTVLIEAVAAGAEGELPAEEDDEPAGSDLDDETRDLLRVRLGPRQVRAFIERARRVVSAGRPPCPLCGLPLDPDGHLCPRQNGYHRMVPSGE